A DNA window from Limanda limanda chromosome 6, fLimLim1.1, whole genome shotgun sequence contains the following coding sequences:
- the ech1 gene encoding delta(3,5)-Delta(2,4)-dienoyl-CoA isomerase, mitochondrial isoform X2 — protein MFSLRSAVRQYRGLWLPSASVVRAMSSSAGPTSPFTTLAISHPAKCVTHVELHRPEKLNAMNSAFWSEMVDCFNDLAADPDCRVVVVSGAGRVFTAGIDLMDMASDILQPQGDDTARISWSLRKKIAQYQETFSVIEKCPKPVVVAVHGACIGGGVDLITACDIRLCTQDAWFQVKEVDIGLAADVGTLQRLPKVIGSRSLVNDLALTARRMYADEAKSSGLVSRVFADKEAMITGAVEMAGEIAGRSPVAVQGTKVNLLYSRDHSVAEGLDYMATWNMSMLQTDDVIKSAQASMEKKSPKTVTFSKL, from the exons ATGTTCTCCCTCAGATCCGCGGTCAGACAGT ACCGAGGACTGTGGCTTCCCAGTGCGTCTGTGGTCAGAGCCATGTCGTCCTCTGCTGGCCCCACCTCTCCGTTCACCACGCTCGCCATCAGCCACCCGGCCAAGTGCGTCACCCACGTGGAGCTGCATCGGCCTGAGAAGCTCAACGCCATGAACTCAGCCTTCTGGAG TGAGATGGTGGATTGTTTCAATGATCTCGCCGCAGACCCGGACTGCAGAGTGGTGGTGGTCTCTGGAGCAGGGAGGGTCTTCACAGCCG GTATCGATCTGATGGACATGGCCAGTGACATCCTCCAGCCGCAGGGCGATGACACGGCCAGAATCTCCTGGAGCCTCCGGAAAAAGATCGCCCAGTATCAAGAGACGTTCTCCGTCATAGAGAAG TGTCCGAAGCCTGTTGTGGTGGCCGTGCACGGAGCCTGTATCGGAGGAG GTGTGGACCTGATCACAGCCTGTGACATCCGCCTGTGTACCCAGGACGCCTGGTTCCAGGTGAAG GAAGTAGATATTGGACTTGCAGCAGACGTCGGGACTCTGCAGAGACTTCCTAAAGTCATCGGCAGCCGCAG CCTGGTGAACGACTTGGCTCTGACGGCCAGGAGGATGTACGCAGACGAGGCGAAGAGCAGCGGACTGGTCAG CCGAGTGTTTGCAGATAAGGAGGCCATGATCACCGGGGCGGTGGAGATGGCCGGGGAGATCGCCGGCCGCAGCCCGGTCGCTGTGCAAGGCACCAAGGTCAACCTCCTCTACTCCAGAGACCACAGCGTGGCCGAGGGCCTGGACTACATG GCCACGTGGAACATGAGCATGCTTCAGACAGACGACGTGATCAAATCCGCTCAGGCCTCCATGGAGAAGAAAAGCCCCAAGACCGTGACTTTCTCCAAACTCTGA
- the ech1 gene encoding delta(3,5)-Delta(2,4)-dienoyl-CoA isomerase, mitochondrial isoform X1, with the protein MSLRSWRTSKPNRGLWLPSASVVRAMSSSAGPTSPFTTLAISHPAKCVTHVELHRPEKLNAMNSAFWSEMVDCFNDLAADPDCRVVVVSGAGRVFTAGIDLMDMASDILQPQGDDTARISWSLRKKIAQYQETFSVIEKCPKPVVVAVHGACIGGGVDLITACDIRLCTQDAWFQVKEVDIGLAADVGTLQRLPKVIGSRSLVNDLALTARRMYADEAKSSGLVSRVFADKEAMITGAVEMAGEIAGRSPVAVQGTKVNLLYSRDHSVAEGLDYMATWNMSMLQTDDVIKSAQASMEKKSPKTVTFSKL; encoded by the exons ATGAgcctgaggagctggaggaccaGTAAACCCA ACCGAGGACTGTGGCTTCCCAGTGCGTCTGTGGTCAGAGCCATGTCGTCCTCTGCTGGCCCCACCTCTCCGTTCACCACGCTCGCCATCAGCCACCCGGCCAAGTGCGTCACCCACGTGGAGCTGCATCGGCCTGAGAAGCTCAACGCCATGAACTCAGCCTTCTGGAG TGAGATGGTGGATTGTTTCAATGATCTCGCCGCAGACCCGGACTGCAGAGTGGTGGTGGTCTCTGGAGCAGGGAGGGTCTTCACAGCCG GTATCGATCTGATGGACATGGCCAGTGACATCCTCCAGCCGCAGGGCGATGACACGGCCAGAATCTCCTGGAGCCTCCGGAAAAAGATCGCCCAGTATCAAGAGACGTTCTCCGTCATAGAGAAG TGTCCGAAGCCTGTTGTGGTGGCCGTGCACGGAGCCTGTATCGGAGGAG GTGTGGACCTGATCACAGCCTGTGACATCCGCCTGTGTACCCAGGACGCCTGGTTCCAGGTGAAG GAAGTAGATATTGGACTTGCAGCAGACGTCGGGACTCTGCAGAGACTTCCTAAAGTCATCGGCAGCCGCAG CCTGGTGAACGACTTGGCTCTGACGGCCAGGAGGATGTACGCAGACGAGGCGAAGAGCAGCGGACTGGTCAG CCGAGTGTTTGCAGATAAGGAGGCCATGATCACCGGGGCGGTGGAGATGGCCGGGGAGATCGCCGGCCGCAGCCCGGTCGCTGTGCAAGGCACCAAGGTCAACCTCCTCTACTCCAGAGACCACAGCGTGGCCGAGGGCCTGGACTACATG GCCACGTGGAACATGAGCATGCTTCAGACAGACGACGTGATCAAATCCGCTCAGGCCTCCATGGAGAAGAAAAGCCCCAAGACCGTGACTTTCTCCAAACTCTGA
- the ech1 gene encoding delta(3,5)-Delta(2,4)-dienoyl-CoA isomerase, mitochondrial isoform X3 — protein MSSSAGPTSPFTTLAISHPAKCVTHVELHRPEKLNAMNSAFWSEMVDCFNDLAADPDCRVVVVSGAGRVFTAGIDLMDMASDILQPQGDDTARISWSLRKKIAQYQETFSVIEKCPKPVVVAVHGACIGGGVDLITACDIRLCTQDAWFQVKEVDIGLAADVGTLQRLPKVIGSRSLVNDLALTARRMYADEAKSSGLVSRVFADKEAMITGAVEMAGEIAGRSPVAVQGTKVNLLYSRDHSVAEGLDYMATWNMSMLQTDDVIKSAQASMEKKSPKTVTFSKL, from the exons ATGTCGTCCTCTGCTGGCCCCACCTCTCCGTTCACCACGCTCGCCATCAGCCACCCGGCCAAGTGCGTCACCCACGTGGAGCTGCATCGGCCTGAGAAGCTCAACGCCATGAACTCAGCCTTCTGGAG TGAGATGGTGGATTGTTTCAATGATCTCGCCGCAGACCCGGACTGCAGAGTGGTGGTGGTCTCTGGAGCAGGGAGGGTCTTCACAGCCG GTATCGATCTGATGGACATGGCCAGTGACATCCTCCAGCCGCAGGGCGATGACACGGCCAGAATCTCCTGGAGCCTCCGGAAAAAGATCGCCCAGTATCAAGAGACGTTCTCCGTCATAGAGAAG TGTCCGAAGCCTGTTGTGGTGGCCGTGCACGGAGCCTGTATCGGAGGAG GTGTGGACCTGATCACAGCCTGTGACATCCGCCTGTGTACCCAGGACGCCTGGTTCCAGGTGAAG GAAGTAGATATTGGACTTGCAGCAGACGTCGGGACTCTGCAGAGACTTCCTAAAGTCATCGGCAGCCGCAG CCTGGTGAACGACTTGGCTCTGACGGCCAGGAGGATGTACGCAGACGAGGCGAAGAGCAGCGGACTGGTCAG CCGAGTGTTTGCAGATAAGGAGGCCATGATCACCGGGGCGGTGGAGATGGCCGGGGAGATCGCCGGCCGCAGCCCGGTCGCTGTGCAAGGCACCAAGGTCAACCTCCTCTACTCCAGAGACCACAGCGTGGCCGAGGGCCTGGACTACATG GCCACGTGGAACATGAGCATGCTTCAGACAGACGACGTGATCAAATCCGCTCAGGCCTCCATGGAGAAGAAAAGCCCCAAGACCGTGACTTTCTCCAAACTCTGA